In Nicotiana tabacum cultivar K326 chromosome 11, ASM71507v2, whole genome shotgun sequence, a single window of DNA contains:
- the LOC142166145 gene encoding uncharacterized protein LOC142166145 → MIACLETRVKKHRSQTIQRKMGVYWQCKDNYDYAPNGRIWLLWKEANVHVTVLESTDQLIHCLVKDKNSSFTSCITFVYGLYTIQHRIPLWRSLRNMQTNGLWLIIGDFNSVLNVDDGVNGIPVHQAEMIDFQKCLDGIGVGQITKRGSKFSWSNKRDAEIRIYSHIDWPFGNANWFNAYNGVEAIYMLPGCSDHTPIMINTKVVKVKVKRPYGLLTSVMQQREYKEVVQNTWSQKIQGYAMYYVWKKLKLIEQQIRDIQ, encoded by the coding sequence ATGATAGCTTGTTTGGAGACTAGAGTTAAAAAACACAGGTCACAGACTATTCAGAGGAAGATGGGTGTATACTGGCAATGCAAAGACAACTATGATTATGCACCTAATGGTAGAATATGGTTATTGTGGAAAGAAGCAAATGTCCATGTAACAGTACTGGAGAGCACTGACCAACTGATTCACTGTCTAGTGAAGGACAAAAATTCATCATTTACCAGTTGTATAACATTTGTTTATGGCCTATACACTATTCAACACAGAATTCCACTATGGAGAAGCTTGAGGAACATGCAAACTAATGGACTATGGCTCATAATAGGAGACTTCAACAGTGTGCTAAATGTGGATGATGGGGTGAATGGAATTCCAGTTCATCAAGCAGAAATGATTGATTTTCAAAAATGTCTTGATGGTATTGGAGTGGGACAAATCACAAAAAGAGGTAGCAAATTTTCATGGAGCAATAAAAGGGATGCAGAAATCAGAATATACAGCCACATAGATTGGCCTTTTGGAAATGCTAATTGGTTCAATGCTTATAATGGGGTAGAGGCAATATACATGCTTCCAGGATGCTCAGATCATACCCCTATAATGATAAATACTAAGGTGGTCAAGGTTAAAGTGAAAAGGCCTTATGGGTTACTAACTTCAGTGATGCAACAAAGAGAGTACAAGGAAGTAGTCCAGAACACTTGGAGTCAAAAGATTCAAGGATATGCAATGTATTATGTATGGAAAAAGCTGAAGCTTATTGAGCAACAAATAAGGGATATTCAATAG